Proteins encoded in a region of the Pelobates fuscus isolate aPelFus1 chromosome 11, aPelFus1.pri, whole genome shotgun sequence genome:
- the LOC134576816 gene encoding histone H4, with product MSGRGKGGKGLGKGGAKRHRKVLRDNIQGITKPAIRRLARRGGVKRISGLIYEETRGVLKVFLENVIRDAVTYTEHAKRKTVTAMDVVYALKRQGRTLYGFGG from the coding sequence ATGTCTGGCAGAGGCAAAGGAGGAAAGGGTCTCGGAAAAGGTGGCGCTAAGCGTCACAGGAAGGTTCTTCGTGACAACATCCAGGGCATTACCAAGCCTGCAATTCGTCGCCTTGCTCGCAGGGGAGGCGTGAAGCGTATTTCCGGCCTCATCTATGAGGAGACTCGCGGGGTGCTGAAGGTATTCCTGGAGAACGTCATCCGGGACGCCGTCACTTACACCGAGCATGCTAAGAGGAAGACTGTCACCGCCATGGACGTAGTTTATGCTCTTAAGCGCCAGGGCCGCACTCTCTATGGCTTCGGAGGTTAA